The Candidatus Binatia bacterium DNA window GAGGAACATCGTGAGCCCGCGATGCTTCTTCGCCTTCGGGTCGCTGCGAGTGAGGAGCAGCACGTACTGCGCGAGGTTTGCGCCGCTGGTGAACATCTTCTGCCCGTTGATGACCCAGCTGTCCCCGTCCCGGACAGCGCGGGTCTGCGCGGCAGCGACGTCGGAGCCCGAGCCGGGCTCTGTATACCCCAGAGACGTGATGGCCTCGCCGCGCGCGAGGCGTGGAAGCACTTCCGCTTTCAGTTCGTCGCTCCCGAGCTTCATTAACGTCGCGCCGACCATGCGCGTCGTGCCGAGGGGGTGCGTCGCCCAGCCACAGCGGTAGAACTCCTCCTCGAGCGCCATCTGCTCGTAGATGCCGCGTTCCTCGCCGCCGTATTCGCGGGGCCAGGACGGGAAGGCGAGGCCGGCGGCCGCGAGCTTCTGGTTGAACTCGGGGTGGTGCCCGTCCCAGCTGAAGTGGGCATGCGTCCGTAGCTCGTCGGTGAGGTTCTCTTCGAAGAATTTGCGGACGGTGGTGCGGAACGACTCGGCTGCCTCGCCCAGCTCGAAATCGAATGGATGTGGCCCCGCTTCCGGGAGCGGGACGCGCTCGTTTCTCCACAGGCGGTCGGTGACGCGGACGAGCTCATCGCGCGGATCGCCGTCCATGAGGGCGACGGCCTTGGCGCGACGGAAGTAGAGCTGAACGTCGTATTCGAGGGAGAGCCCGTATCCCCCGTGCGTGTGCAAGCTGCGCCGGACGGCGCGCGTCGCGGCGAGCGCAGCCCAGGCGGAGGTCATGGACACGAGCGCGGCGGCTTCGGGTCGTCCACCGCTGATTGCCCAGATGGCTTCGTGCGCGAGGAGATGCGCGGCCTCCACATCGGTCACCGCATCGGCGAGAGGATGGGCGACGGCCTGGAAGGCGCCGATCGGTCGGTCGAACTGGATGCGCTCGGTCGCGTACGCGGCGGCGATGCGGAGCGCTTCCCGCGCGAGGCCGGTCAGATACGAGGCCGTGAGGAGCTTCCATTCTTCGGCAGCGGCGCCGAACGCGTCACACGCCGCACGCCCGCGCCCGAGCACGTCGACCTCGCTAGCGCCGATTCCCGACCAGCGTGCGAGCCCGGGGTTGCCGAGGTTTCGAACGGGGTGGACCGTGGCGGGACGTTGGATCAACACGACGTCGTCGCCGTGTCGTGCGACGATGGCGGCGGCGGTCGAACCTCCGGGAACGGTGAGGTCCTGGCCCACGTCGAAGGGACGAAGCGAGAGGGAGACGACGGACTCGCCTACGAGGACTTCGGGCAGGAGGCTCGATTCACCAAGGTCGGCGAGCAGTCTCGCTGCCACGGTACTCTCGGTGAGTGGCCCCGTGGCCAGCCTGCGGCCAGCCTCGTACATCAGAATCGTCGCTTCGAGCAGACCAAGGCCGATACCGCCGGCGGCCTCCGGTACGCGGATGCCGAACGCTCCGGTTTCCGCCAGTTTCCGCCAGAGATCCTCGTCGAAACCGGATTCCTCGGCCCTCCGAACCCGCTCGGGGCTCGACTCGGACGCGAACAAATCGGAGAAGGTATCGCGCAGGAGTTCCTGTTCGTCGGTCAGGGCGAGTTTCATGGGTGGTTTGGTCTCCTACGTTGTATCGAAGCAAAGGGCAGCGGCGAAGCAATCATGCAGTTGAGTGACCCCACATTCTCACGGGACGTCGACGTCGCCATCATCGGGGGCGGGGTGGTCGGGCTCGCCTGCGGAGCTGAACTTGCGTGCGCCGGGCAACGGGTTCTGGTCCTGGAGCGGGGCGGGCGAGTCGGGGCGGAAACGTCGTCGCGCAACAGCCAGGTCATCCACGCGGGGATCTACTACCTCGAAGGGACCCACAAGGCGCTTTGCTGTGTGGAGGGACGGGATCTTCTGTACGAGCGCTGCGAGCGGTTGGGCATCCCCCACCGGAGGGTCGGAAAACTCATCGTGGCGACGGCCCCCGAGGAGATCCCCACTCTGGAGCGGATGCAGGCGCGCGCCGTCGCGAACGGGGCCGGTGGCATCGAGTGGTGCGACGCGGCGGAGATCGCTCGGCGTGAGCCGCGCGTTCGGGCCGTCGCGGGCCTCTGGTCGCCGAACACCGGGATCGTCGACGCGCACGCGCTCGTCGAGAGCTACCGCGCCGAGATGGAATCGGCCGGGGGCGTCGTCGCGCTGCGCACTGAGGTAGTGGGCCTCGCGCGAACGACGGACGGCTGGCGGGTCGAGACCATCGGGCCCGACGGCGCGACGTTCACTCTCGACGTTCCGCTGCTCGTGAATGCGGCGGGCCTCGGATCGGATCGGGTTGCAGAGATGGCCGGCATTGATCTCGACGAACAGGCGTGGCGACTCCACTTCTGCAAAGGCAGCTACTTCGGTGCTGCCCCCGGGCTCGGCCCACTGACGACGCACCTCGTCTATCCGGTTCCCACCGACGGAGGGCTTGGCGCCCACGTCACGATCGATCTGGACGGTCGGTATCGGTTCGGGCCGGACGCGGAGCCCGTCGACGAGATTTCGTACCGGGTCGATCCGTCGAAGCGGGATCGTTTCGCCGAAGCCGTGCAACGCTATCTTCCCGAGATTCGCCCGGAGGATCTCCATCCCGAGATGGCCGGCATCCGGCCGAAACGCGTCGGCCCGGGCGGACCGTTCGCCGACTTCGTGATCGAGGAGACATCTCATCTCGGCGCTCCGGGCATGGTGCAGCTCATCGGAATCGAGTCGCCGGGCCTCACGTCGGCGGGCGCGATCGCGCGCCGGGTGTCGGAGTTGCTCGGTCACTCTTGACGACCTGGCGCCAAGTAGACGAACGTCTCCCGGCAATGGCGGACACGCTCCCAGGAATGCTCTCGCGCGCGGTGGAGACATACGCCGATCGCGATTTGATGGTGACGCCGACCGAGCGTCTCACGTATCGGGCCGCGGAGGAGGAATCGCGCCTCCTGGCGCGGGCGCTTCTGCATAAGGGGGTCGGAAAGGGGAGCCGAGTCGGGATCCAGCTCCCCAACGGCCCCGCGTGGGCGAACGCGTGGCTCGCTGTGACCCGGATCGGCGCGATCGCGGTGCCGATCAGCACGTTCTACCAGCCACCGGAGATGGCGTGGATCCTGCGGCACGCGGACGTCGAGATCCTTCTGTGCGGCCGCTCGATGTTCGGGCGGGACTTCGCTGCCGTCTTGGAGGAGGCGCTGCCGGATCTGCGTTCGGCGGACCGTCCGGAACTGCGCACCGCGGCTGCGCCCTACCTTCGGTCGGTGGTCTTCTGGGGCGACGCGCCCGCGTGGGCCTCGTGTGTGGACGCCGACCTCGTTGCTGTCGCAGGAGGTGTCGCTTCCGAGCTCGTCGATGCGATCGAGGCGTGCGTCACGCCTGCAGACGTTGCCGTGACTCTGTACAGCTCGGGCAGTACGTCCAAGCCGAAGGGCGCCTTGCATACCCACGGGGGCCTGGTCCGGCGCGTCGCTCATTTGCATCCGTTTCGGAACCACGTCGATGCCGATCGGGTGTTCACGCCGATGCCCTTCTTCTGGGTCGGCGGTCTCGTCGTCGGTCTTCTGGACTGCCTCGACGCGGGCCTCACGTGTCTCGCGATCGAAGGGGCCGACCCGGCGACGACGCTTCGATTCCTCGCGACCGAGCGCGTGACGGTGTTCAACGCGTGGCCCGCCACTTTGGAAGGGCTGCGTCGGGAGTTCGTGTCCGGCGACTACGACCTGAGTTCGGTCCGTGCCGGGAACCTGCTCGAGGCGGTTCCGCCCGAGCTGCGACCGAAGGATCCGCTGCTGCGAACGAACGCGCTCGGCATGACCGAGACCGCCGGACCCCACACGTGGGATGATCCGCTTGTCGAGCTGCCCGAAGAGTTGCGCGGGTCGTTCGGCCGCGCGGTGCCGGATACCGAGCACCGTGTAGTGGACCCCGACAGCGGCGAGGTCCTGGGTCCCGGGGAGTCCGGCGAGATCTGTGTGCGCGGTCCGAACGTCATGCTGGGCCTGCACAAGGTGGAGCGCGCCGACGTGTTCGACCGAGATGGCTGGTACCGTACAGGCGACCACGGTTCGTTCAACGAGACTGGGCACCTCTTCTTCGAGGGCCGCAAGGACGAACTCATCAAGACGGCAGGCGTGAACGTTTCGGCTCGTGAGGTGGAGGCCGCCTTGATGGCGTTCGATGACGTCACGCTCGCCGCGGTCGTCGGCGTTCCGCATTCGACGCGCGGGCGTCTCGTCGCTGCGGTCGTGGTTCCGGAGAAGGCGATGTCGCCGACGCCGCACGATCTTTGGGATCGGCTTCGGAAGGTGATCTCTGCCTTCACGGTGCCACGCCGGATCTGGGTGTGCGCGCCGAACGAGGTGCCAATGACCGCGAGTGGGAAGGTCGACAAGAAGTCGCTCGAGAAGATCATCGAGAGCCGCGGCGAGCTGCTCGTCGCCGACTAGTGCCCGTCCTTCCCATATTGCCGGGTGGAGTGGACTACCGTATTCTCAGCGTTTGACCAGGTTGCCCGAGCAGTGGAGGTCCGAGATCGAGGAGGGCGGTTACGTCATCGTTCCGAACGCGATCGATGAGCGAGCAGTCGGAATACTGCGCGAGGAACTCTCGCCCTACCTACAGAGCCGCTTGGTGGGCAGGAACGACTTCGAGGGCACTCGATCGGAGCGTGTCTATCGCCTGCTCGCGAAGACGCCTTCCGTCGCGGTGTTGATCGAGCACGAGGCTGTACTGGCGGTAGCCGATCACTTCCTCGCCGCGAGCTACCTCCCCTCCGCCGCTCTCGGCGCGCCGGCACCGCCCCGACCGGCGCAGGGTGTGTCGACGATCTGGGCTCCGTTGCGATCTTCCCCGGCTCGCTCTTCCATCGGGCCGGTTCGAATCGGGCTGACACGAAGCGGCTGGGCCTCACGATTCAGTATTGTCAGCCGTGGCTGCGACAGCTCGAGAACCTGATGCTCGGTACACCGCCGGAGTTGGCTGCGCGCTATTCCGAACGGATTCAGGACCTTGTTGGCTACAACCTTCTCCAAGGAACCTTCGTCGGATACGTCGACGGCCGGAACCCGAAGAAGATGATCCCCGGGCGGTCCTAGTGTCTCGCCGTCGAGATCGGGTCAGGCTTCCTAGTTTAGCCGCGCTTCACTTGGGTCGCTCGGGTTTGATCGGCGGCCAGCTGTTCTCACTCGCGAGGATTGCATCGCCGATGTCGCGCACGTTCCACGGGTCTCCCTGACTGCTCTTGGCGGCCACCTCGGTGCGCTGCCAGGAGAGGAGAGACACGCGGTTGCCGGAGATCATGAAGGTGCGCCCGGTGATGCCGGCCGCCTCGTCGGTGCAGAGCCAAACGATCGCGGGGGAGACCTTCTCCGGAGCGGCGGCTTCCTTGGCTGCGGCCTTGGTTTCCTCCGGATACAGGTCCTCGGTCATGCGCGACCACGCGCCTGGTGCCAGGACGTTCACGGTGATCCCGTATTTCGTCGCTTCGGGATAGAGGCATCGCGCGAAGCCCGCGATGCCGGCCTTCGCCGCGCCGTAATTCGTCTGGCCGAAATTCCCGAGGAGGCCGGACGTCGAGCTCGTCATGATGATGCGGCCGCCGCGTCCCTGCACGAGCATCTGATCGTACGCGGCCTTCGTGACGAGGTAGGTGCCGCGGAGGTGCACGTCGATGATGACGTCCCACATCTCGTCGTTCA harbors:
- a CDS encoding acyl-CoA dehydrogenase, with the protein product MKLALTDEQELLRDTFSDLFASESSPERVRRAEESGFDEDLWRKLAETGAFGIRVPEAAGGIGLGLLEATILMYEAGRRLATGPLTESTVAARLLADLGESSLLPEVLVGESVVSLSLRPFDVGQDLTVPGGSTAAAIVARHGDDVVLIQRPATVHPVRNLGNPGLARWSGIGASEVDVLGRGRAACDAFGAAAEEWKLLTASYLTGLAREALRIAAAYATERIQFDRPIGAFQAVAHPLADAVTDVEAAHLLAHEAIWAISGGRPEAAALVSMTSAWAALAATRAVRRSLHTHGGYGLSLEYDVQLYFRRAKAVALMDGDPRDELVRVTDRLWRNERVPLPEAGPHPFDFELGEAAESFRTTVRKFFEENLTDELRTHAHFSWDGHHPEFNQKLAAAGLAFPSWPREYGGEERGIYEQMALEEEFYRCGWATHPLGTTRMVGATLMKLGSDELKAEVLPRLARGEAITSLGYTEPGSGSDVAAAQTRAVRDGDSWVINGQKMFTSGANLAQYVLLLTRSDPKAKKHRGLTMFLVPLDTPGIEVQAVHTVSEERTNITYYSDVRVPDRYRIGEVNGGWAVLSYALELEHGGAYPNHHEDLVNAAAQWARTTSRDGRPALEDVRVRERLGLAATHFEASRVLSRRTLWMAAEGRPDQGEGPMAKLFQTEILVQDAQDLLDLAAPESLLAAGEPGAAADGEFENTYRFSPAPTIYAGTSEIMRSIIAQLALGLPRSRS
- a CDS encoding NAD(P)/FAD-dependent oxidoreductase — encoded protein: MQLSDPTFSRDVDVAIIGGGVVGLACGAELACAGQRVLVLERGGRVGAETSSRNSQVIHAGIYYLEGTHKALCCVEGRDLLYERCERLGIPHRRVGKLIVATAPEEIPTLERMQARAVANGAGGIEWCDAAEIARREPRVRAVAGLWSPNTGIVDAHALVESYRAEMESAGGVVALRTEVVGLARTTDGWRVETIGPDGATFTLDVPLLVNAAGLGSDRVAEMAGIDLDEQAWRLHFCKGSYFGAAPGLGPLTTHLVYPVPTDGGLGAHVTIDLDGRYRFGPDAEPVDEISYRVDPSKRDRFAEAVQRYLPEIRPEDLHPEMAGIRPKRVGPGGPFADFVIEETSHLGAPGMVQLIGIESPGLTSAGAIARRVSELLGHS
- a CDS encoding class I adenylate-forming enzyme family protein, coding for MADTLPGMLSRAVETYADRDLMVTPTERLTYRAAEEESRLLARALLHKGVGKGSRVGIQLPNGPAWANAWLAVTRIGAIAVPISTFYQPPEMAWILRHADVEILLCGRSMFGRDFAAVLEEALPDLRSADRPELRTAAAPYLRSVVFWGDAPAWASCVDADLVAVAGGVASELVDAIEACVTPADVAVTLYSSGSTSKPKGALHTHGGLVRRVAHLHPFRNHVDADRVFTPMPFFWVGGLVVGLLDCLDAGLTCLAIEGADPATTLRFLATERVTVFNAWPATLEGLRREFVSGDYDLSSVRAGNLLEAVPPELRPKDPLLRTNALGMTETAGPHTWDDPLVELPEELRGSFGRAVPDTEHRVVDPDSGEVLGPGESGEICVRGPNVMLGLHKVERADVFDRDGWYRTGDHGSFNETGHLFFEGRKDELIKTAGVNVSAREVEAALMAFDDVTLAAVVGVPHSTRGRLVAAVVVPEKAMSPTPHDLWDRLRKVISAFTVPRRIWVCAPNEVPMTASGKVDKKSLEKIIESRGELLVAD
- a CDS encoding SDR family NAD(P)-dependent oxidoreductase; its protein translation is MTDLQLAQYGIWTKEDFIMGLLDGKVALVTGAGGGLGRAHALLLAKEGAAVVVNDLGGSRDGKGAGQGMADQVVAEIESAGGKAVANYGSVSDPAQAAAMVQTAVAHFGGIDICINNAGILRDKSFKNMNDEMWDVIIDVHLRGTYLVTKAAYDQMLVQGRGGRIIMTSSTSGLLGNFGQTNYGAAKAGIAGFARCLYPEATKYGITVNVLAPGAWSRMTEDLYPEETKAAAKEAAAPEKVSPAIVWLCTDEAAGITGRTFMISGNRVSLLSWQRTEVAAKSSQGDPWNVRDIGDAILASENSWPPIKPERPK